A window of the Streptomyces sp. Ag109_O5-10 genome harbors these coding sequences:
- a CDS encoding sigma factor-like helix-turn-helix DNA-binding protein, whose protein sequence is MTAGRCARTTRSAVFAAVCVLLAALGHVLMSGSRVPAWALAAALALTGTLGWALSGRERGLPLVVSAAVGTQTAQHQLVGLPYAEAAEVGGCPVGTVRSRVARTREALRDQLA, encoded by the coding sequence ATGACGGCAGGACGGTGCGCACGCACGACGCGGTCCGCGGTGTTCGCGGCCGTCTGCGTGCTGCTCGCCGCCCTGGGCCACGTCCTGATGTCCGGCAGCCGGGTACCCGCCTGGGCGCTGGCCGCCGCCCTGGCGCTCACCGGCACCCTCGGCTGGGCCCTGTCGGGTCGCGAACGCGGGCTGCCGCTGGTCGTGTCCGCCGCAGTCGGCACCCAGACGGCCCAGCACCAGCTCGTCGGGCTGCCGTACGCGGAGGCCGCCGAGGTCGGCGGCTGCCCCGTCGGCACGGTCCGCTCCCGGGTGGCCAGGACCCGCGAGGCGCTCCGGGATCAGCTGGCCTGA
- a CDS encoding MFS transporter yields the protein MSSSEIRSPHREAADAAHGVPGWLIALFAVASGMTVANLYYAQPLLSELRGVFHISEATAGLLITLTQVGYVIGMIFLVPLGDRLEKRSLITALLTVTTLALVAAGLATGFPMLLVASLVSGATSVVAQILVPFAASLAPDHARGRVVGRVMSGLLTGILLSRTLSSLVSSVAGWRVVYLGSAVLMALLGVALRLALPKQAPTTCVAYHRVLRSTAAMVRTHPALVRRGLYQAAMFGAFSAFWTTVSYLLTGPGFRYSAVGVGVFALVGAAGAAVAPFAGRWADRGLTRRMTGAAFGLATVAFAIAGFGQHSVVLIGLAAVALDMAVQTSLILGQHTVYQLDPLARARLNSAFIAIFFIGGALGSQLGSIAYRSGGWSAVSVFGAVLPVLGLLYWLTERRTGAKRPA from the coding sequence ATGTCGTCGTCCGAAATACGCTCTCCGCACCGGGAGGCCGCCGACGCCGCCCACGGGGTGCCCGGCTGGCTGATCGCGCTGTTCGCCGTCGCCTCCGGCATGACGGTCGCGAACCTGTACTACGCCCAGCCCCTGCTGTCCGAGCTGCGCGGGGTCTTCCACATCAGCGAGGCCACCGCGGGTCTGCTGATCACGCTCACCCAGGTCGGCTACGTGATCGGCATGATCTTCCTGGTGCCGCTCGGCGACCGGCTGGAGAAGCGGAGCCTGATCACCGCGCTCCTGACGGTCACCACGCTCGCCCTGGTGGCGGCCGGTCTCGCGACCGGGTTCCCGATGCTGCTCGTCGCCTCGCTGGTCAGCGGGGCCACCTCCGTGGTGGCCCAGATCCTCGTCCCGTTCGCCGCGAGCCTGGCGCCCGACCACGCCCGGGGCCGGGTGGTGGGCCGGGTGATGAGCGGCCTGCTCACCGGCATCCTGCTGTCGCGGACGCTCAGCAGCCTGGTCTCCAGTGTGGCCGGCTGGCGCGTCGTCTATCTCGGCTCGGCCGTCCTGATGGCCCTGCTGGGCGTGGCCCTGCGGCTGGCCCTGCCCAAGCAGGCGCCGACCACCTGCGTGGCGTACCACCGCGTGCTGCGCTCCACGGCGGCGATGGTGCGCACGCACCCGGCGCTGGTGCGCCGGGGCCTCTACCAGGCCGCGATGTTCGGTGCCTTCAGCGCCTTCTGGACCACCGTCTCCTACCTCCTGACCGGGCCCGGCTTCCGCTACTCGGCCGTCGGGGTCGGGGTGTTCGCGCTGGTCGGCGCGGCCGGTGCGGCCGTCGCCCCGTTCGCCGGGCGCTGGGCCGACCGCGGGCTGACCCGGCGGATGACCGGTGCCGCGTTCGGCCTCGCCACGGTGGCCTTCGCGATCGCCGGGTTCGGCCAGCACAGCGTCGTCCTGATCGGGCTCGCGGCCGTCGCCCTCGACATGGCCGTGCAGACCAGCCTGATCCTCGGCCAGCACACCGTCTACCAACTCGATCCCCTCGCCCGGGCACGCCTGAACAGTGCCTTCATCGCGATCTTCTTCATCGGCGGCGCCCTCGGCTCCCAGCTCGGCTCGATCGCCTACCGGTCCGGCGGCTGGAGCGCGGTCAGCGTGTTCGGGGCCGTCCTGCCGGTGCTGGGCCTGCTGTACTGGCTCACCGAGCGCCGGACCGGCGCGAAGCGCCCGGCGTAG
- a CDS encoding LysR family transcriptional regulator, whose amino-acid sequence MDLRQMEVVVAVADAGGFTAAARRLNVVQSAVSGTVRALERELGTPLFTRTTHRVGLTPAGEAFVPAARQALRAAELAREAVDAAKGELRGRVTVGTMQGVWANLHHALAALREEHPRVLVQLRQEAVTDIRQALREGTVDLAVVALDRQQQRGLVTRLLAREEMVLVASPRRSLTAEGTVHLADIAELPQVEFTPGWAIRDAADRAFRAAGVERATTFEVNDIVAASELVRADLGVCIMPPTIAHRFPDLTTYRFARHAPSWKVMVVRPPGEPPAAVAALLRHIT is encoded by the coding sequence ATGGACCTGCGGCAGATGGAAGTCGTGGTCGCCGTGGCGGACGCGGGCGGGTTCACAGCGGCCGCGCGGCGGCTGAACGTGGTCCAGTCCGCCGTCTCCGGCACGGTCCGCGCCCTGGAACGTGAACTCGGCACCCCGCTGTTCACCCGGACCACGCACCGGGTCGGGCTCACCCCGGCCGGCGAGGCGTTCGTCCCGGCGGCCCGGCAGGCCCTGCGCGCCGCCGAGCTGGCCCGCGAGGCGGTCGACGCGGCGAAGGGCGAGCTGCGCGGCCGGGTGACGGTCGGCACGATGCAGGGCGTGTGGGCGAACCTGCACCACGCGCTGGCCGCGCTGCGGGAGGAACACCCGCGCGTGCTGGTGCAGTTGCGGCAGGAGGCGGTCACCGACATCCGGCAGGCGCTGCGCGAGGGCACGGTGGACCTGGCGGTGGTGGCGCTGGACCGCCAGCAGCAGCGCGGTCTGGTGACCAGGCTGCTGGCCCGCGAGGAGATGGTCCTGGTGGCCTCGCCGCGCCGGAGCCTCACGGCCGAGGGCACGGTCCACCTGGCCGACATCGCCGAGCTGCCGCAGGTGGAGTTCACCCCCGGCTGGGCGATCCGGGACGCGGCCGACCGCGCGTTCCGGGCGGCCGGCGTCGAACGCGCCACGACCTTCGAGGTCAACGACATCGTGGCCGCCTCCGAACTGGTCCGGGCCGACCTCGGCGTCTGCATCATGCCGCCGACCATCGCCCACCGCTTCCCGGACCTGACGACCTACCGGTTCGCCCGGCACGCGCCGAGCTGGAAGGTGATGGTGGTACGGCCGCCGGGAGAGCCCCCGGCGGCCGTCGCGGCGCTGCTGCGCCACATCACCTGA
- a CDS encoding DUF5709 domain-containing protein, with translation MTDEAMGDEVYQPDGSEVQDDAGLLDASDTLDYRAGEEALDEGYSPPERPWAVEHTGVTAAEGLRGETLDERLAEEVPDVGVPDGDDLGDAWDTDGELLDDEVGDDRAGRLLAPDEGAHEVTDSDLFASDRGLDGAGASAEEAAMHVIPDSEDF, from the coding sequence ATGACCGACGAGGCGATGGGTGACGAGGTCTACCAGCCGGACGGTTCGGAGGTGCAGGACGACGCCGGTCTGCTGGACGCCTCGGACACCCTGGACTACCGGGCCGGCGAGGAGGCCCTGGACGAGGGCTACTCGCCGCCGGAGCGGCCCTGGGCCGTGGAGCACACGGGCGTGACCGCGGCGGAGGGACTGCGCGGGGAGACCCTGGACGAGCGCCTCGCCGAGGAGGTGCCGGACGTGGGCGTCCCGGACGGCGACGACCTCGGCGACGCCTGGGACACCGACGGCGAACTCCTCGACGACGAGGTGGGCGACGACCGCGCCGGACGGCTCCTCGCACCCGACGAGGGCGCGCACGAGGTCACCGACTCCGACCTGTTCGCCTCCGACCGGGGTCTGGACGGCGCCGGGGCGTCGGCGGAGGAGGCCGCGATGCACGTGATCCCCGACTCCGAGGACTTCTGA
- a CDS encoding TetR/AcrR family transcriptional regulator: MPTSAPPRNRFERRRAETRQALIRAARQILAETGDTSASIQAIAERADVGFGSFYNHFESKTELFDAAVADALDEFGQAIDELAQGIDDPAELVAAGFRLAARMADSHPELMRILRDRGLAHIHSERGLSPRALRDLERGIASGRFTGTDPTTALSALGGTLLSLVALRLARPDLDGDEAASDLAAMVLRMLGLPPDEAHEVTRRPLPDIV, encoded by the coding sequence ATGCCGACGTCAGCCCCGCCCAGGAACCGCTTCGAACGGCGCCGCGCCGAGACCCGTCAGGCGCTGATCCGCGCGGCCCGGCAGATCCTCGCGGAGACCGGGGACACCAGCGCCAGCATCCAGGCCATCGCCGAGCGCGCGGACGTCGGCTTCGGCTCGTTCTACAACCACTTCGAGTCCAAGACGGAGCTGTTCGACGCCGCGGTGGCAGACGCGCTGGACGAGTTCGGCCAGGCGATCGACGAGCTCGCGCAAGGCATCGACGACCCCGCCGAGCTCGTCGCCGCGGGTTTCCGGCTCGCCGCCCGGATGGCCGACTCCCACCCCGAGCTCATGCGGATCCTGCGCGATCGCGGCCTGGCCCACATCCACTCCGAGCGTGGCCTGTCCCCGCGAGCGCTCCGTGATCTGGAACGCGGCATCGCCTCGGGCCGCTTCACCGGTACCGACCCGACCACGGCGCTGTCCGCGCTGGGCGGGACCCTGCTGTCCCTGGTGGCGCTGCGGCTGGCCCGCCCCGACCTGGACGGTGACGAGGCCGCCTCCGACCTGGCCGCGATGGTCCTGCGCATGCTGGGCCTCCCCCCGGACGAGGCGCACGAGGTCACCCGGCGCCCGCTGCCCGACATCGTCTGA
- a CDS encoding VOC family protein, which yields MSHTPVDRADLQTPHRDLHSELGGLRGEHPGRARNPVVKVADLAWLEFEKPDLDRAEVFARDFGFAVAARTERELWLRGTFAGSPCMVIRRGPASRFLGPAFRAAERADLDRLARATGCDVRDADAPGGGQAVTLLDPSGFPVRVVHGTEQLPALPGQQPLILNTGTEGRRTNATQRPPREPSRIQRLGHVVLETRVFTRALDWYLDTLGMIVSDFLFLDGQRGRGPTMAFIRCDQGSRPVDHHTLALHLGPGTGYVHSAYQVTDLDAIAAGGEYLAERGYRRSWGIGRHIQGSQLFDYWRDPDRFMLEHFADGDLFCRDLEPGWAPMSASGLAQWGPPVTRDFLGASPSPAKLREVMTALRGDNELDPARLLGLMKAMSS from the coding sequence ATGTCCCACACCCCTGTTGACAGGGCCGATCTCCAGACGCCCCACCGAGATCTCCACAGCGAGCTGGGCGGCCTGCGCGGTGAGCACCCCGGACGCGCGCGGAACCCCGTCGTCAAGGTGGCGGACCTGGCCTGGCTGGAGTTCGAGAAGCCGGACCTCGACCGGGCCGAGGTGTTCGCTCGCGACTTCGGATTCGCCGTCGCCGCCCGCACCGAGCGGGAACTGTGGCTGCGCGGCACGTTCGCCGGTTCCCCCTGCATGGTCATCCGCCGCGGGCCGGCGTCCCGCTTCCTCGGGCCGGCGTTCCGCGCGGCGGAACGCGCCGATCTCGACCGGCTCGCCCGCGCGACGGGCTGCGACGTCCGGGACGCCGACGCACCCGGCGGCGGACAGGCGGTCACCCTGCTCGATCCCTCCGGCTTCCCGGTCCGGGTCGTGCACGGCACCGAACAGCTGCCCGCCCTGCCGGGGCAGCAGCCGCTGATCCTCAACACCGGCACCGAGGGCCGCCGTACGAACGCCACCCAGCGGCCGCCCCGCGAGCCGTCGCGTATTCAGCGGCTCGGGCACGTGGTGCTGGAGACACGGGTGTTCACGCGGGCCCTGGACTGGTACCTGGACACCCTCGGGATGATCGTGTCCGACTTCCTGTTCCTGGACGGGCAGCGCGGGCGCGGGCCGACCATGGCGTTCATCCGCTGCGACCAGGGCAGCAGGCCCGTGGACCACCACACCCTCGCCCTGCATCTGGGGCCCGGCACCGGGTACGTCCACTCCGCCTACCAGGTCACCGACCTGGACGCGATCGCCGCCGGCGGCGAGTACCTGGCCGAGCGCGGCTACCGGCGCAGCTGGGGCATCGGCCGGCACATCCAGGGCAGCCAGCTCTTCGACTACTGGCGCGACCCCGACCGCTTCATGCTGGAGCACTTCGCCGACGGCGACCTGTTCTGCCGCGACCTCGAACCCGGCTGGGCGCCGATGTCGGCGAGCGGCCTCGCGCAGTGGGGGCCGCCGGTCACCCGCGACTTCCTGGGCGCGAGCCCCTCCCCCGCCAAGCTCCGCGAGGTCATGACGGCCCTGCGCGGCGACAACGAACTCGACCCCGCACGCCTGCTGGGCCTGATGAAAGCGATGAGCTCATGA
- a CDS encoding fumarylacetoacetate hydrolase family protein: MSTNVLHTPDGWWAVRGERAVRIETKAVTTAELIADRDAVRDAATGDDSGTPVADLVALPPVTTPCRVVAQMVNYRSHAKDSGFTGDIPPTFFRKASGSVSGPHEPIVRPAHVNFLDYEVELGLVMGAPLPVGTVVEEQDLSRYVAGLVLTNDVSARDVQLTKTQFYESKSYPTFTPTGPYLALLEPEDFAHLPNLRLRLSVNGVPRQDRTLADMIVRPAQALTLLARFQTLDPGDLLLTGTPGGTALKAPPKPVEKIAALLPPALKWKAFFKGQAKNPRYLRDGDLVTATIATPGGRIDLGEQRTTVADAT, from the coding sequence ATGAGCACCAACGTTCTGCACACCCCCGACGGCTGGTGGGCCGTCCGGGGCGAGCGCGCCGTCCGCATCGAGACCAAGGCGGTCACCACCGCCGAACTGATCGCCGACCGCGACGCGGTCCGCGACGCCGCCACCGGCGACGACAGCGGCACGCCCGTCGCCGACCTGGTGGCACTGCCCCCGGTCACCACCCCCTGCCGGGTGGTGGCCCAGATGGTCAACTACCGCAGCCACGCGAAGGATTCGGGCTTCACCGGCGACATCCCGCCCACCTTCTTCCGCAAGGCGTCCGGCTCGGTCAGCGGTCCGCACGAGCCGATCGTCCGCCCCGCGCACGTGAACTTCCTCGACTACGAGGTGGAACTCGGCCTCGTCATGGGCGCGCCGCTGCCCGTGGGCACCGTCGTCGAAGAGCAGGACCTCTCCCGCTACGTCGCCGGCCTCGTCCTGACCAACGACGTCAGCGCCCGCGACGTCCAGCTGACCAAGACCCAGTTCTACGAGAGCAAGTCCTACCCGACCTTCACCCCGACCGGCCCCTACCTGGCCCTGCTGGAGCCGGAGGACTTCGCCCACCTGCCGAACCTGCGGCTGCGGCTGTCGGTCAACGGGGTGCCGCGCCAGGACCGCACCCTCGCCGACATGATCGTCCGACCGGCGCAGGCACTCACCCTGCTCGCCCGCTTCCAGACCCTCGACCCGGGCGACCTGCTGCTCACCGGAACCCCCGGCGGCACCGCCCTGAAGGCCCCGCCCAAGCCCGTCGAGAAGATCGCCGCCCTGCTGCCGCCCGCACTGAAGTGGAAGGCGTTCTTCAAGGGCCAGGCCAAGAACCCCCGTTACCTGCGCGACGGTGACCTCGTCACCGCCACGATCGCCACCCCCGGCGGGCGGATCGACCTGGGCGAGCAGCGGACGACCGTGGCGGACGCGACGTGA